The Alistipes sp. ZOR0009 nucleotide sequence TTGACCCCACCAAGGCAGATGTCGGTGTAAACGAGATTACCTTCAGCATTGTTAGGGGTACCGGCTGCAGCCTTATTCTGAAAAAGAATATCAGCGTAAAAGCAACCCCTAATCTTAAATTTAATGCAATTCCTGAAGTTTGTAGAGATACGCCTATCAACCTTAAACGATATGTAAATATCTATGGAGGCACATTCGTCGGGCAAGGCGTGAAGGATACTTTATTATATCCTGCCAATATGCCTATCGGTGAAAACAATGTTACCTACAATTACAAGGAAAATTCCACAGGATGCGAATATCAGGTGAGCCAAACCGTGAATATAAAAGCCGCAATGAGACCTCTTGTATTTAATCCTATTCCAAACGTTTGCTCTGGAACCTCTAAAATAGATTTAAACAAGAATGTAAACCTACAAGGAGGCGTTTTTAGTGAAAATGATGCAAATGTTCAAAACGGCTTTTACGTTCCGAACCAAAGCGGACTTAAAACTATTTCTTACGTCGTGAACGAAAATGGTTGTGTTCAAACTGAAAAACAAACCTTTGAAATTTATGAAACGCCAAACTTAACCTTTGGCACAGTCCCTCTACAAAACACTAAGGTTGAATTCGATTTAAATTCATGTGTTAACGTTCTTGGAGGCACTTTTTCTGGAAATGGCGTTGTAGGATCTAAGTTTTCACCTGCAGTAGCTGGAGTTGGAGTACATAAAGTTACCTATACAGTAAGAAGTGCGTCAAATGGATGTTCTGCAACAAAGGAACAAAATATTGAGGTTTCTGAACTTATAGATTTTAATGGTATTACTGCTGGCTCCGTTCCTCGAATTTGTGGAAACTCAGAAAAGTTTTCCCTACTCAAGTATGTTTCACCTCAAAATGGGACCTTTACTGGAAATGGCATCGAAATGGGCCAATATTTCAATCCATCTGGAAAAGTTGGAATAAATGAAGTCACATATAGTGTTAGCATTGGTGGAAAAACTTATGAGAAAAAACTGTACATAAACGTAGACAATGATAATAGCGTTAAATGTCTTGGTGATACAATAAAACTGTGTGGTCAGACTGCCAATGTAAAATCAATGGTACTACAAAGTACATTTAACTATAATGGGACTGCAGATATAACCCTTAATGGTTCGTTTATGCCACGAGGGTACTCTATTCAACCTCTTGAAATTATAAGTTTTTCAGGATGCTCTTCGTTCAAAAATTTCATTGTTAACAATATTTCTGTTGAACCTGTAGACTTCACAGCAACCGCAAACGTCGCGTCCGAAGGCGGTTTGATTAAGTTTGAGCCAAACAAAAAACTGGATGGACATAATTACAAATGGACATTTGGAGATGGTGCTTGGTCTTCTGAAAATAAACCTAGTCACTACTTCTATTTGCCAGGATTCTACAACATAGAACTTCTTGTGAAGAATCCTAGCGGATGTCAAATTTCTGTTTTAAAAGAAGGTTGGATTAATGTCGAGAGTCTTACACCAAACAAGATCAGCTCAATTAAAGTTGGTTCTAGGCTGTATAAGGTAAGTTCTGAAACTAAAGTTAATTCAGATATTACAGTTTATCCGAACCCATGTACAACATACATAAACATTGCAATTCCTCAAGTACTTGAAGGGAAGAAAAACGAGTATCGAATTTACACATCGATGGGAGTCCTTGTCAAAAAGGGCGAAATCTTTACTTCTTCAAGAATTGATATTACAGAACTACGTTTAGGTGCTTATTTGCTTACAGTTAACAATCAAAAATTTAAACTGATTAAGAATGAGTAAAAGAATATTTATAGGAATGGCTGTTGTTACAGCCTTCCTTTTCCTTACCTCCTGTGAAGAGGAAAAAGATTTTTTCGTCAACTATAATGTGTTAGACGTCCAGTTTAGCCTCCGTAATAAAGCATTTGCGGATTCCCTTGTTGATTCTGTGAAGTTTGGGTTTACGGAAAGCTGTAAATTAAAAATGAGCCAGAACTTTTCGTCTATTGAAGTCCGTTCTCAATTTGAGTATAGCCCTTCCGCTTTTATTTCTTTGAAAAAAGATGAAGTAGGTGGTGAATTTGACATTAACAAAGGCGTTATGACTGAAACAGGCGAAAAAGAAATCTTTATCAAAGGAGGAAAGGTTGGAAATACACTTGGGTTGCTAATCTTCAAAGATGGTTATGGCAAAGAAGTAAAGAAAAAGGTCAAACTTACAGTATTTGAAAATCTAGAACCCGTAACAAACATGCAGATAGAGGCGATTAAAAACATATCGCCTTATGAGATTGAAATCAACCTTTCAAATTCTTACGATCGAGATGCTATATACGGTGGAAAAATAGTTGAATTTGAATACCGAATTGGGGATTTCTATCTCCTTAGAACCTCGAAGTTCTCTTCAATAAAATTCGTCCTTCCTCAGAAAGGAACCTTTTTGATAAAATGCCGTGTAAAAGACAACAATGGGGTATACTCTGTCGAAAAAACAAAAGAAATTACTGTGTAGTATTTTATATTAATTTATATTATATTTTTTAGTACCTTTGAAGGTGTTAGTATTTGTTTGCTAACACCTTTCTTATTGTATAACCAATCTTTACAAACTATGAGTACGTTCCTCGGATTAGCAAATGTAACAACGAAAGAGGATAATAATGTCTCTTTCAAATCTGTAAATTTTTCGCTTCATGCAGAGCGATTTAGTTCTCTTGAAGATAAGGGAGGGAAGATTCCTGTTTTTATCGTTAAAAATGATGAAACCAACAAACACGAGGTGCATTCCTCTATTCCTGAAGGCAAAAAACAAGGTCTTGATTCATCCTTGTATCTTGACAAAGAAAAAACGTTACAAATCCCGTCTAATGAGCAAGGTTATATTTCTAGCATTTACGTTTCTTCAAAGAAAGATGTGAAGCAA carries:
- a CDS encoding PKD domain-containing protein, with the protein product DPTKADVGVNEITFSIVRGTGCSLILKKNISVKATPNLKFNAIPEVCRDTPINLKRYVNIYGGTFVGQGVKDTLLYPANMPIGENNVTYNYKENSTGCEYQVSQTVNIKAAMRPLVFNPIPNVCSGTSKIDLNKNVNLQGGVFSENDANVQNGFYVPNQSGLKTISYVVNENGCVQTEKQTFEIYETPNLTFGTVPLQNTKVEFDLNSCVNVLGGTFSGNGVVGSKFSPAVAGVGVHKVTYTVRSASNGCSATKEQNIEVSELIDFNGITAGSVPRICGNSEKFSLLKYVSPQNGTFTGNGIEMGQYFNPSGKVGINEVTYSVSIGGKTYEKKLYINVDNDNSVKCLGDTIKLCGQTANVKSMVLQSTFNYNGTADITLNGSFMPRGYSIQPLEIISFSGCSSFKNFIVNNISVEPVDFTATANVASEGGLIKFEPNKKLDGHNYKWTFGDGAWSSENKPSHYFYLPGFYNIELLVKNPSGCQISVLKEGWINVESLTPNKISSIKVGSRLYKVSSETKVNSDITVYPNPCTTYINIAIPQVLEGKKNEYRIYTSMGVLVKKGEIFTSSRIDITELRLGAYLLTVNNQKFKLIKNE